A single window of Debaryomyces hansenii CBS767 chromosome F complete sequence DNA harbors:
- a CDS encoding DEHA2F16412p (similar to uniprot|P51691 Pseudomonas aeruginosa PA0183 atsA Arylsulfatase), whose protein sequence is MTKSVNKPNFLVIVADDLGFTDLSAFGGEIHTPNLKRLADHGVRFTDFHTASACSPTRSMLFSGTDNHIAGLGQMAEFTNKLPERFKGKPGYEGYLNERVAALPEVLQDGGYYTFLSGKWHLGLSEEYWPIKRGFEKSFTLLPGAGNHYKYFPRDDNGETLKFLPPLYCEDDREVNADEEIPDDFYSTDYFTTRGLEFLDETYRKGRPFFGSLTYTAPHWPYQAPDDRIAKYKGIYDDGPEELRRRRLTGAAKLGLIPDGVEPHPMTTIRKRWRDLTKEEKEIQSKIMETYAAMVEILDENIGRVLDHLENSGDLENTFILFMSDNGAEGMFMEALPLSIQRISGFVDKYYNNSLENIGKKDSFVYYGDQWAQASTSPSSMYKAYNSEGGIRCPLIVHYPPILDASSKNGQISHAFTTVMDILPTVLDLAGVEHPGTSYKGRTVAKPKGKSWVAHLSNKDSKVHSEETVTGWELFGQQAIRKGPYKALYIPAPHGSDKWQLFHIKNDPGENHDLAESNPKKLEELLNHWTDYVAETGLIEVGGELFDCEKLNEDDTIEFTVIKD, encoded by the coding sequence ATGACGAAAAGTGTGAATAAGCCAAACTTTTTGGTTATTGTTGCTGATGATCTAGGATTTACAGATTTAAGTGCCTTTGGTGGAGAAATCCATACACCTAACTTGAAGAGACTTGCAGACCATGGTGTTAGATTTACTGATTTTCATACTGCTTCGGCATGTTCTCCAACTAGATCCATGTTGTTCTCCGGTACTGACAATCATATTGCTGGGCTAGGCCAAATGGCTGAATTTACAAATAAATTGCCAGAAAGATTTAAAGGTAAACCTGGATATGAAGGTTATTTAAACGAGAGAGTAGCAGCATTACCTGAAGTTTTACAAGATGGTGGATACTACACATTTCTTTCAGGAAAATGGCATTTAGGATTGTCAGAAGAATATTGGCCAATAAAAAGAGggtttgaaaaatcattCACTTTATTGCCTGGTGCAGGTAACCATTATAAGTACTTCCCAAGAGATGACAATGGAGAAACATTGAAGTTTTTACCGCCATTATATTGTGAAGATGATCGTGAAGTTAAtgctgatgaagaaatccCAGATGATTTTTATTCCACCGATTATTTCACTACCAGAGGGTTAGAATTCTTGGATGAGACGTATAGAAAGGGAAGACCGTTCTTTGGTAGTTTAACTTATACTGCTCCTCATTGGCCATATCAAGCACCAGATGATAGAATCGCAAAGTACAAGGGTATTTATGATGATGGTCCAGAGGAATTACGTAGACGTCGGTTAACTGGTGCTGCAAAATTGGGACTTATTCCAGATGGAGTAGAACCACATCCAATGACAAcaataagaaaaagatgGAGAGATTTAACAAAGGAGGAAAAGGAAATTCAATCAAAGATTATGGAAACTTACGCTGCAATGGTCGAAATTttagatgaaaatatagGTAGAGTTTTAGATCACTTAGAAAATTCTGGAGATTTAGAAAATACctttattcttttcatGTCAGACAATGGGGCTGAAGGTATGTTTATGGAGGCCTTACCCTTatcaattcaaagaatctCTGGTTTTGTTGACAAGTATTATAACAATTCGCTCGAAAATATTGGTAAGAAAGATTCGTTCGTCTACTATGGGGATCAGTGGGCTCAGGCACTGACAAGTCCTTCATCTATGTATAAAGCATACAATTCAGAAGGTGGAATTAGATGTCCTTTAATCGTTCACTATCCGCCTATCCTAGATGCTTCGAGTAAGAATGGTCAAATTTCTCACGCTTTCACAACGGTGATGGACATCTTGCCCACAGTTTTGGACTTAGCTGGAGTAGAGCACCCAGGTACTTCCTATAAAGGACGCACAGTTGCAAAGCCAAAGGGAAAATCTTGGGTAGCACATTTGCTGAATAAGGATTCAAAAGTTCATTCAGAAGAGACTGTTACAGGATGGGAACTCTTTGGCCAACAAGCCATTAGAAAAGGACCTTATAAGGCCTTATATATTCCAGCACCACATGGATCAGACAAATGGCAATTGTTCCACATCAAGAATGATCCTGGCGAAAATCATGATTTGGCGGAGAGTAACCCTAAAAAACTAGAAGAACTTTTAAATCACTGGACTGATTATGTTGCTGAGACTGGGTTGATTGAAGTTGGTGGAGAACTATTCGATTGCGAAAAACTCAATGAGGATGACACCATAGAGTTCACTGTCATTAAAGACTAA